Below is a window of Actinomycetes bacterium DNA.
CGATCACCACCACGCCGTTCATCGCGATCGAGCCCAGGACCGGGCGCATCGCGTCGACGGCGGCCTGGTCGACCAGCTCCTTGTCCCCGCGGCCCAGGTGCCGCGCGGCCGCCATGGCGGCCGCCTCGGTCGCCCGCACCAACTCCAAGGCGAGGTTACGGTCGGGGTCGGGTGACAAGGTGCCGGGACGAGCAGGCAATGCATCCACCTCCGTTGACCAGGACGCGGCCGGACCGCCATTTCGAGGCTGCCTGAGACGGTACCATCCGGCGTTCAGCCCCGGAACCAAGGAGGAGTCGTGACCGACACGGAGAGCACGCGGTCCGGTCAGGAAGCGCCGGTGGACATTGTCGTGCTCGCACGGCGCAACGAGGCGTTCCGCCGGGTGATCATCACGGGTGAGCACAGCCAGGTCGTGGTCATGACCATCCCTCCCGGCGAGGAGATCGGCGAGGAGGTGCACGAGGACAACGACCAGGTCCTGGTCTTCATCGAAGGGGAGGGCCAGGCGGTGCTGGACGGCAGCACGAGCCCTGTCGCGCCCAACCAGCTGGTCTTCGTCCGGGCTGGCACCAGGCACAACTTCGTCAACACCGGGAGCGTGCCGCTGCGGCTGGTGACCATCTACGCCCCACCCGAGCATCCGCCCGGCACCGTGCACCAGACCAAAGAGCAGGCAGACGCCGCCGAGCATCACTGACTGCTCCTGGGCCCGGGCCTGCCCCGGTCCCCCTTCAGCTACCGCAACGGCCGTTCCTGGTCGCTGAACGCTCCTGGCCCGGGCCCTGCGCCAGCGGCTCCTGCCAGCGGGCCCTGCCCGGGCCCCTGCCCGGGCCCCGCAAGGCCTGTGGGGAGGGCGTGCTAGCTTCGCCAAGGTCGGCTGATCGTCTCTGGGGGTGCCATCACCATGCCGAAGTTCCAGCAGGTCGTGCCGATCCTGTGCGTCCGCGACGTCAGAGCGAGCATTGCTTACTACACGGAGAGGCTTGCTTTCGCGAAGTCGTGGTGCTGGGGTGACCCCGCGACGTTCGGAGGCGTGAGTCGCGACGGGGTCGAGATCTTCTTCTGCAGGGACTGCCAGGGGAGCCCGGGGACGTGGGTGAGCGTCTGGCTGGACGACGTGGACGCGTTCCACGAAGAGCTCGTGGACCGCGGGGCCGACATCCGCCAGCCGCCGACGAACTTCGAGTGGGGCGTGCGGGAGATGAACGTCGGCGACCCTGACGGGCACCGGCTGCGCTTCAGCATGTCGACCGATCAGCCAGGCGACGGGATCCCGTTCCCCGAGTAGCACCCTGCGGGCCGGCCCGGCAGGGCCAGGGCGAGCACCAGGCTGGCTCGGAACTTCGTCGCAGCTCCGTCCCTCGACGTCGTGGCTGACCGGGTTTGAGGTCTGGCGGACGACCGCCGCCAGGCTCGAGGCGTGCGTGGTGCGACGGCGGGCAGCGAGGCGCCCGGCCGCCAAGTCGGGTCCGGCC
It encodes the following:
- a CDS encoding fructose-bisphosphatase class II gives rise to the protein MPARPGTLSPDPDRNLALELVRATEAAAMAAARHLGRGDKELVDQAAVDAMRPVLGSIAMNGVVVI
- a CDS encoding cupin domain-containing protein, which codes for MTDTESTRSGQEAPVDIVVLARRNEAFRRVIITGEHSQVVVMTIPPGEEIGEEVHEDNDQVLVFIEGEGQAVLDGSTSPVAPNQLVFVRAGTRHNFVNTGSVPLRLVTIYAPPEHPPGTVHQTKEQADAAEHH
- a CDS encoding glyoxalase superfamily protein codes for the protein MPKFQQVVPILCVRDVRASIAYYTERLAFAKSWCWGDPATFGGVSRDGVEIFFCRDCQGSPGTWVSVWLDDVDAFHEELVDRGADIRQPPTNFEWGVREMNVGDPDGHRLRFSMSTDQPGDGIPFPE